The Microterricola viridarii nucleotide sequence AGCGTGCTGCGGGTGAAGTGTCGCATGGAAGATCTCCTTCGATAGTTCGGCGGATGCCGGGGCCCACGCGCTGTGAGGGGCTCGACAGGGGATTCGGCGGCATCCGCGAATCGGATTGGTCGAATGCGCAGAAAAGTCCGGGCAATCTCTTCCGGGCGCCGCACCGAACCCCTGGCAGCCGAATTCTCGGCCACCGTTTCGAGAGGAAATCGTGCTCACCCTCGCACTCATCGGCTTCGCCGGAGGCCTCATCACCGGCATCTCGCCGTGCATCCTGCCCGTGCTGCCCGTCATCTTCCTGTCGGGCGGCGTGCAGAGCGCGCGCACCCAGGCGGGCGCAACGGATGCCGCGCCCGCCACCCCCTCCCGCTGGCGGCCCTACCTCGTGATCCTCGGCCTCGTCGTCAGCTTCAGCGTGTTCACGCTGATCGGCTCGCTGATCCTGGCCCTGCTCGGGCTGCCGCAGGACGTGCTGCGCTGGGCCGGCCTCGTCGTGCTGGTGCTGATCGGCGTCGGGCTGATCGTGCCCCGCTTCGAGGCGATCCTCGAGAAGCCGTTCGCCTGGATTCCGAAGAGGGACGTGGGCACGGAGCGCGGCGGCTTCGTGCTCGGCCTCGCCCTCGGCGCCGTCTACGTGCCGTGCGCCGGGCCGGTGCTGGCCGCCATCACCGTCGCCGGCTCGACGGGGCGCATCGGCCTGGAGACCGTCGTGCTGACCGCGAGCTTCGCCGTCGGCGCCGCGCTGCCGCTGCTGGTGTTCGCGCTCGCCGGGCGCCGGGTCGCCGAGCGGGTGCGCAGCTTCCGCACCCATCAGCGCGGCATCCGCATCACCGGCGGAATCGTGATGATCGCCCTCGCCATCGGCCTGGTCTTCAACGTGCCGCAGCTGCTGCAGCGGCTCGTGCCCGACTACACGAGCGCGCTGCAGGACCAATTCGGCAACTCGGAGCAGGTCGACCAGGCTCTCGACCTCGGCGGGCTGGTGAACGAGCAGAACAAGGACCTCGACCAGTGCACGAACGGGGCGAGCACCCTGCAGAGCTGCGGCACCGCTCCAGATCTCACCGGCATCCAGCAGTGGTTCAACACCCCGGGAGACGCGCCGCTCGCACTCGACCAGCTGCGCGGCAAGGTCGTCCTGATCGACTTCTGGGCCTACTCCTGCATCAACTGCCAGCGCTCGGTCCCGCACGTCGTCGCCTGGGACAAGGCCTACCGGGCGGCCGGGCTTGAGGTGATCGGCGTGCACTCGCCCGAGTATGCCTTCGAGAAGGAGCCCCGCAACGTGGTGGCCGGGGCCGCGGCCCTCGGCATCGACTACCCGGTCGCCCTCGACAACAGCCTCTCGACCTGGACCAACTACCGGAACCGCTACTGGCCGGCGCACTACCTGATCGACGCCGACGGCACCGTGCGGCACATCCGCTTCGGCGAGGGCGGCTACGCCGACACCGAGAAGCTGATCCGCGAGCTGCTCGTCGCGGCCAACCCGGATGTGCAGCTGCCCCCGGCCACCGAGGTAGCCGACACCACGCCGAGCGCCGGGGCGACGACCCCCGAGACGTACCTCGGAACCACCAAGGCCGTGAACTTCGGCGGGGCCGAGAAGTACTCGGCGTCCACGAGCCGGTTCAGCCTGCCGGCCGAGCAGCCGAAGGACAGCTTCGCCCTCGCGGGCGAGTGGGCCCTCGGGACCCAGTCGATCGAGCCGGCCGCCGCCGGGGCCGCGATCCGGCTGAACTACAGCGGCAGCGAGGTGCGCATGGTCCTCGGAGGCAGCGGGACGCTGACGGTCACGGTCGACGGCGTCGACCACGCCATCGAGGTGAGCGGCGTGCCGCGCTCCTACGAGCTGCTGAAGACGGATGCCGCGGCATCCGGCACCCTCACCGTCGCAGCGGGTCCGGGCGTG carries:
- a CDS encoding cytochrome c biogenesis protein DipZ; this encodes MLTLALIGFAGGLITGISPCILPVLPVIFLSGGVQSARTQAGATDAAPATPSRWRPYLVILGLVVSFSVFTLIGSLILALLGLPQDVLRWAGLVVLVLIGVGLIVPRFEAILEKPFAWIPKRDVGTERGGFVLGLALGAVYVPCAGPVLAAITVAGSTGRIGLETVVLTASFAVGAALPLLVFALAGRRVAERVRSFRTHQRGIRITGGIVMIALAIGLVFNVPQLLQRLVPDYTSALQDQFGNSEQVDQALDLGGLVNEQNKDLDQCTNGASTLQSCGTAPDLTGIQQWFNTPGDAPLALDQLRGKVVLIDFWAYSCINCQRSVPHVVAWDKAYRAAGLEVIGVHSPEYAFEKEPRNVVAGAAALGIDYPVALDNSLSTWTNYRNRYWPAHYLIDADGTVRHIRFGEGGYADTEKLIRELLVAANPDVQLPPATEVADTTPSAGATTPETYLGTTKAVNFGGAEKYSASTSRFSLPAEQPKDSFALAGEWALGTQSIEPAAAGAAIRLNYSGSEVRMVLGGSGTLTVTVDGVDHAIEVSGVPRSYELLKTDAAASGTLTVAAGPGVQAFSFTFG